Proteins found in one Mucilaginibacter gracilis genomic segment:
- a CDS encoding thiol-disulfide oxidoreductase DCC family protein: MKTLQNHLILFDAECPMCNLYTKAFVATGMLDENGREAYQQYPAETCPLLNRQRAVNEIALINRSTGEVTYGVRSLLKIFTSVVPVLGPLFSFAPLVWLLSKFYAFISYNRRVIIPAVTDDYQYQPTFRLSYRLLYIAFTWFITAYILTDYVHLMQGVLPQGNTYREYLVCGGQLVFQGLIICFIARNKIWSYLGNMMTISFGGALLLLPGLIVNHWFSINPVWYAVYFMAVAGTMFLEHIRRTGLLNLGYSLSISWATYRALILVAITLIK; the protein is encoded by the coding sequence ATGAAAACCTTACAAAACCACCTCATTCTTTTTGATGCCGAATGCCCTATGTGCAACCTGTACACCAAAGCTTTTGTGGCCACGGGGATGTTAGATGAAAATGGCCGCGAAGCCTACCAGCAATACCCCGCCGAAACCTGCCCCCTACTTAACAGGCAGCGTGCTGTTAACGAGATAGCCCTTATCAACCGCTCAACAGGCGAAGTAACCTATGGTGTGCGCAGCTTGCTAAAAATATTTACCTCGGTTGTGCCTGTATTAGGGCCGTTGTTCAGTTTTGCACCACTAGTGTGGTTGTTAAGTAAGTTTTATGCTTTTATATCATACAACAGGCGGGTTATTATCCCCGCAGTTACCGATGATTATCAATACCAACCCACTTTTCGGTTAAGTTACCGGTTGCTATACATCGCTTTTACCTGGTTTATTACTGCTTATATTTTAACCGACTACGTACATTTAATGCAAGGCGTACTGCCACAAGGCAATACTTACCGCGAATATTTGGTATGCGGCGGTCAGTTAGTTTTTCAGGGGCTCATCATTTGCTTTATAGCGCGAAATAAAATATGGAGTTATTTAGGCAACATGATGACAATTTCTTTTGGTGGTGCCCTGCTACTGCTGCCCGGCTTAATTGTTAACCATTGGTTTAGCATTAACCCTGTATGGTATGCGGTTTATTTTATGGCCGTTGCCGGCACGATGTTTTTAGAACATATACGCCGCACAGGCTTATTAAACTTGGGTTATTCACTATCAATAAGTTGGGCAACATACCGTGCCTTAATTTTAGTAGCAATTACTTTAATTAAATAA
- a CDS encoding OsmC family protein gives MNLQLLPLVSAEAENTNTHYQTTIRSAGHTIVADEPENQGGTNTGMNPYSLLLASLGSCTAITLRMYIDRKQWAIEDVLVNMDIYKTETGTLINRKITFKGDVSAAQHERLLAIANACPIHKILSGNIEIVTS, from the coding sequence ATGAATTTACAACTATTACCTTTAGTAAGCGCCGAAGCCGAAAATACAAACACACATTACCAAACTACCATACGCTCGGCAGGGCACACCATAGTTGCCGACGAGCCAGAAAACCAAGGCGGAACCAACACCGGCATGAACCCTTATAGCCTGTTACTGGCCAGCCTGGGCAGTTGCACCGCCATTACTTTGCGCATGTACATTGATCGTAAACAATGGGCAATTGAAGATGTACTGGTAAACATGGATATTTATAAAACCGAAACCGGCACTTTAATAAACCGTAAAATAACCTTTAAAGGCGATGTTAGCGCAGCGCAGCATGAACGCTTGCTGGCCATTGCCAATGCTTGCCCCATCCATAAAATACTAAGCGGAAATATTGAGATAGTTACCAGCTAA
- a CDS encoding TetR/AcrR family transcriptional regulator: MNIVADPHDVKKDRILDSAYNRFLHYGYSKTTMNEIAGDVSMSKALLYYYFPDKSQLYVAVMRKLSNDYLQKLSAKANQFKNLEDAFVFQIKTQHEFIVTNYNFFDFFRLNEQNLPDAIWEIIGEIHQAEIDMLTNAIIKQVALKTISPVENPEAVADVLLDALHGVRVRSVSQKKEFFPGKDQLNEIHDKRLLLVNIFVRGLMN; this comes from the coding sequence ATGAACATAGTAGCTGATCCGCACGACGTTAAGAAAGACAGAATCCTGGATTCTGCATATAACCGCTTTTTACATTATGGCTATTCTAAAACAACCATGAATGAAATTGCAGGCGATGTTTCTATGTCGAAAGCTTTGCTATATTATTATTTCCCGGATAAGAGCCAGCTTTACGTTGCTGTAATGCGCAAACTGAGTAACGATTATCTGCAAAAATTGAGTGCCAAGGCAAACCAGTTTAAAAACCTCGAAGATGCATTTGTGTTTCAGATTAAAACCCAACACGAGTTTATAGTAACCAATTATAACTTTTTTGATTTTTTTAGGCTAAACGAACAAAACCTGCCCGACGCGATTTGGGAAATTATTGGCGAGATACACCAGGCCGAGATAGATATGTTAACCAATGCTATAATTAAACAGGTTGCCCTTAAAACCATAAGCCCCGTAGAAAACCCAGAAGCCGTTGCTGATGTGCTGCTTGACGCACTGCATGGGGTTAGAGTGCGGTCGGTATCGCAAAAAAAGGAGTTTTTTCCGGGTAAAGATCAGTTGAATGAGATACATGATAAGCGGCTGCTGCTTGTTAATATTTTTGTACGGGGTCTGATGAATTAA
- a CDS encoding GbsR/MarR family transcriptional regulator has product MELAEGKQKFIESWGKLGSEWGVNRTMAQVHALLLVTPEALTTEEIMEQLSISRGNANMTLRDLIGWGLVEKEHRPGERKEYFFADKNTWNIARQVARERRKRELDPIIKILDELTKVQGNDNDPAFKTFNKSVTDINRLAKNVDKTLETMLKAEESWFWGSILKIFK; this is encoded by the coding sequence ATGGAATTGGCCGAAGGAAAACAAAAATTTATTGAGTCGTGGGGTAAATTAGGTTCGGAGTGGGGTGTTAACCGCACCATGGCCCAGGTACATGCCCTGCTACTGGTAACACCCGAAGCACTTACCACCGAAGAAATAATGGAACAGCTAAGTATATCGCGAGGGAATGCCAATATGACTCTCCGCGACTTGATTGGCTGGGGATTGGTTGAAAAAGAGCACAGGCCAGGCGAACGCAAAGAGTATTTTTTTGCTGATAAAAATACCTGGAACATTGCACGCCAGGTAGCAAGGGAACGCCGCAAACGCGAGCTCGACCCCATAATTAAAATACTTGATGAGCTAACCAAAGTACAAGGCAACGATAACGACCCTGCTTTTAAAACCTTCAACAAATCGGTAACTGATATTAACAGGTTGGCCAAAAACGTGGATAAAACACTGGAAACCATGCTAAAGGCCGAAGAAAGCTGGTTTTGGGGTTCAATCCTAAAAATATTCAAATAA